The genomic window CGCCGGATCGGGCGACGATGCTGCTGTTCATGCAGGGGCGACGCGGTGTCGCGCCCGAAGAGCGCTACATCACCGCCACCGTTCGGGTGAGCTTCGCCAAGGTCGGCGACGATTGGCGCGTCGACGACCTGGCTGTCCTGACCAAACCGAAACAGCCGGGGAACGGAAAATGAGTCCCCGCCGCAAGATCGAGCCGGGGGAGGCGCCGCTGCTCCACGACCAGCCGGTGCCGCCGGGGCCCGCGTGGCGGCTGCCGCTGACCGGTGCGGTCGCCGCGGTGCTGATGATCGCGGCGATCACCGTGTGCACCCTGATGTTGATCTCGCACGAGTCCCGGGAGAGCACCGCGTCGAAGAATCGCGAGGTACTCAATTACGTCACCGGGTTCATGACGGGGTTCACCTCACTTGATCCGTTCCACGCGAACGACTACATCGCGCGGGTGCAGGCGCAGGCCACCGGCGAATTCGCCAAGCAGTACCGCGACAAGGCAAACGAGATCCTGCTGCAGGTCGCCCGTGCCGAACCGGCCACCGGGACCGTGCTCGACGCGGGCGTGGAGCGCTGGAACGACGACGGCAGCGTCAACGTGATCGTGGCGACCGAAGTCACCTCCAAGTCGCCGGACGGCAAGCAGACTTTCGAGAACACGACTCGTTGGATGGCAACCACTACCCGGGAAGGAAATCAGTGGAAGATAAGCAACCTGCTGCGGGTGGTCTGACGGACGACGAGGCCGTGACGGCCGTTGTCGCAACGGAATCCGACGACGAGCAGACGGCGGACGAGAGTGCGGCCGAAGACGCTCCGGTGTGGCGTAAATGGTTGCGCGGGAAACGCTCTCGCGGCTTGTCCGCCACCGGATCCGTCGCCGACACGGCGCCGACCGATGCCGATGACGCCGAGGCGACCGCGGCACCCGACGCCGCCGCGACCGACGCCGGCGACGCGGCCGTCGGCGACGACACCACGGACGGCGAGGCCCCGCGACGATGGCGCAGCGACAAGTGGGCGGGCATCGCCGTCGCGACGGCCGCGGCGCTGTTCATCGGCTCCGCGGCGTTCGCGGGCGCGACCTTGCAGCCCTACCTGACCGATCGCGCCACTGCGGCAACGAAATTGAAGGTCGCCCAGACCGCCGCGAACGCGATCACGACGCTGTGGACCTACACCCCCGAGAACATGGACAAGCTGGCCGACCGCGCGGCGTCTTACCTCAGCGGTGACTTCGAGGCGCAGTATCGCAAATTCGTCGACGCGATCGTCGCACCCAACAAGCAGGCGAAGATCACCAACAGCACCCAGGTCACCGGCGCGGCCGTCGAATCGCTGGACGGCCCGACCGCCGTCGTCATCGTCTACACCAACACCACCTCCACCAGCCCGCTGACCAAGGACGTCCCGGCGCTGAAATACCTGTCCTACCGGCTGTTCATGAAACGTGTCAGCGGACACTGGCTGGTTACCAGGATGACGACCGTCACCTCGCTGGATCTCACGCCGCACGTGTAGGGTTCGGGCCGAACGAAGCCGAGGCCGCAGCGAAAGGTACTGCACCCCATGGCCGTTACTTCGCCGGTCGCCGAGCGCTGGCTCACCGTCGCCT from Mycobacterium shigaense includes these protein-coding regions:
- a CDS encoding mammalian cell entry protein — its product is MSPRRKIEPGEAPLLHDQPVPPGPAWRLPLTGAVAAVLMIAAITVCTLMLISHESRESTASKNREVLNYVTGFMTGFTSLDPFHANDYIARVQAQATGEFAKQYRDKANEILLQVARAEPATGTVLDAGVERWNDDGSVNVIVATEVTSKSPDGKQTFENTTRWMATTTREGNQWKISNLLRVV